One genomic segment of Bradyrhizobium diazoefficiens includes these proteins:
- a CDS encoding efflux RND transporter permease subunit yields the protein MALNISAWSIRNPLPSVVFSIILLILGWTSFTKLAITRLPSADIPVISVAVSQFGAAPAELESQVTKTVEDAVSGVEGVRHITSSITDGLSVTTIQFALETNTDRALNDVKDAVTRVRSNLPQNVTEPLIQRVDVIGLPIVTYAAISPGKTPEQLSYFVDDVVKRALQGVRGVAQVERIGGVEREILVSLDPDRLQAMGLTAVNVSQSLRGTNVDVAGGRAEIGKNDQAIRTLAGAKTLSDLAGTMVPLFGGGEVRLDDLGTVTDTIADRRTFARFNGEPVVALGIKRSKGASDVKVAEAVQKRIDALKAAYPDVDLKLIDTSVEYTKGNYEAAISTLFEGAILAVVIVLLFLRDLRATIIAAISLPLSIFPAFWAMDILGFSLNLVSFLAITLSTGILVDDAIVEIENIVRHMNMGKSPYRAALEAADEIGLAVIAISLTIIAIFAPASFMSGIAGQFFKQFGITVSVQVFFSLLAARFVTPMLAAYFLKHHAHEEPPPGRILRTYHGIVSWSVKHYFITVLIGFGIFAASIWSITLLPQGFLPAQDSARSLLALELPPGTQLAYTEKVTEDIVARLRKRPEVKSIFVDGGRVPPGTQEVRRAALIINYTPKDSRDITQRELEFSISQELENVPDIRFWFLDENGLRAISLVVTGVDANIVNNVASELATQMKRIPTISDVISETALERPELRIEPRADLAARLGVSTESLSQTIRVATIGDVGPALAKFDVGDRLVPIRVQLEDAARGNLKTLEQLRVPLGEHGEKGGVPLSVIADVKLDQGPTSINRYDRERQATVAADLVGSAALGDATKKIYDLPVMKSLPKGVKVSPSGDAESLNELSDGFATAITAGLMMVYAVLVLLFGTFLQPITILFSLPLSIGGAIAALLVTGKQLTTPVWIGILMLMGIVTKNAIMLVEFAIEAINGGKPRDEAMIDAGMKRARPIVMTTIAMAAGMMPSALAVGAGGEFRSPMALAVIGGLIFSTILSLVFVPAMFMVMDDLGALIWRFGSRLIVHSEDAETKGHQEAAPAEARPGPKNIVHPAAE from the coding sequence ATGGCTCTCAATATCTCGGCATGGTCGATCCGTAATCCGCTGCCGTCGGTGGTCTTCTCGATCATCCTTCTGATCCTCGGCTGGACCTCCTTCACCAAGCTCGCGATCACGCGGCTGCCCTCGGCCGACATTCCCGTGATCTCGGTCGCGGTCTCGCAGTTCGGCGCCGCGCCCGCCGAACTCGAATCCCAGGTCACCAAGACGGTCGAAGACGCGGTCTCCGGCGTCGAGGGCGTGCGGCACATCACCTCCTCGATCACCGACGGCTTGTCGGTGACCACCATCCAGTTCGCGCTGGAGACGAACACCGACCGCGCGCTCAATGACGTCAAGGACGCGGTGACGCGCGTGCGTTCTAACCTGCCGCAAAACGTCACCGAGCCGCTGATCCAGCGCGTCGACGTCATCGGCCTGCCGATCGTGACCTATGCCGCGATCTCGCCCGGCAAGACGCCGGAGCAGCTGTCCTATTTCGTCGACGACGTGGTCAAGCGCGCGCTGCAGGGCGTGCGCGGCGTCGCCCAGGTCGAGCGCATCGGCGGTGTCGAGCGCGAGATCCTGGTCTCGCTCGATCCCGACCGGCTGCAGGCCATGGGGCTGACCGCGGTCAATGTCAGCCAGAGCCTGCGCGGCACCAATGTCGACGTCGCCGGCGGCCGCGCCGAAATCGGCAAGAACGACCAGGCGATCCGCACGCTGGCCGGCGCCAAGACGCTGAGCGACCTCGCCGGCACAATGGTCCCGCTGTTCGGCGGCGGCGAGGTCCGGCTCGACGATCTCGGTACCGTCACCGACACCATCGCCGACCGCCGTACCTTCGCCCGCTTCAACGGCGAGCCGGTCGTCGCGCTCGGCATCAAGCGCTCCAAGGGCGCCAGCGACGTGAAGGTCGCCGAAGCCGTGCAGAAGCGCATCGACGCGTTGAAGGCCGCCTATCCCGACGTCGATCTCAAGCTGATCGACACCTCGGTCGAATATACCAAGGGCAACTACGAGGCCGCGATCTCGACCCTGTTCGAGGGCGCCATCCTCGCCGTCGTCATCGTGCTCCTGTTCCTGCGCGATCTGCGCGCCACCATCATCGCCGCGATCTCGTTGCCGCTGTCGATCTTCCCGGCGTTCTGGGCGATGGACATCCTCGGCTTCTCGCTCAACCTCGTCAGCTTCCTCGCCATCACGCTGTCGACCGGTATTCTGGTCGACGACGCCATCGTCGAGATCGAGAACATCGTGCGGCACATGAACATGGGCAAATCGCCCTATCGTGCCGCGCTGGAAGCCGCCGACGAGATCGGCCTCGCCGTGATCGCGATCTCGCTCACCATCATCGCGATCTTTGCGCCCGCAAGCTTCATGTCAGGCATCGCCGGACAGTTCTTCAAGCAGTTCGGCATCACCGTCTCGGTGCAAGTGTTCTTCTCGCTACTCGCGGCGCGCTTCGTGACACCGATGCTGGCGGCCTATTTCCTCAAGCATCATGCCCATGAAGAGCCGCCGCCTGGCCGTATCCTGCGGACCTATCACGGCATCGTGTCGTGGTCGGTGAAGCACTATTTCATCACGGTGCTGATCGGCTTCGGCATCTTCGCCGCCTCGATCTGGAGCATCACGCTGCTGCCGCAGGGCTTCCTGCCGGCGCAGGACAGCGCGCGCTCGCTGCTTGCCCTCGAGCTGCCGCCGGGCACCCAGCTCGCCTACACCGAGAAGGTCACCGAGGACATCGTCGCGCGGCTGCGCAAGCGGCCGGAGGTGAAGAGCATCTTCGTCGACGGCGGCCGCGTTCCGCCGGGGACCCAGGAAGTCCGGCGCGCCGCCCTGATCATCAACTACACGCCCAAGGACAGCCGCGACATCACGCAGCGAGAGCTCGAATTCTCGATCAGCCAGGAGCTGGAGAACGTTCCCGATATCCGCTTCTGGTTCCTCGACGAGAACGGCTTGCGTGCGATCTCGCTGGTGGTGACCGGCGTCGACGCCAACATCGTCAACAACGTCGCCAGCGAGCTTGCGACGCAGATGAAGCGGATTCCAACCATCTCCGACGTGATCTCGGAGACCGCGCTGGAGCGCCCCGAACTGCGCATCGAGCCGCGCGCCGATCTGGCCGCGCGCCTCGGCGTCTCGACCGAGAGCCTGTCGCAGACCATCCGCGTCGCCACCATCGGCGACGTCGGCCCCGCGCTTGCCAAGTTCGACGTCGGCGACCGCCTGGTGCCGATCCGCGTGCAGCTCGAAGATGCTGCCCGGGGCAATCTCAAGACTCTGGAGCAATTGCGCGTGCCGCTCGGCGAGCACGGCGAGAAGGGCGGCGTGCCGCTCTCGGTCATCGCCGACGTCAAGCTCGACCAGGGTCCGACCAGCATCAACCGCTACGACCGCGAGCGGCAGGCCACCGTGGCCGCCGATCTCGTCGGCTCCGCCGCGCTCGGCGATGCCACCAAGAAGATCTACGACCTGCCAGTGATGAAGAGCCTGCCGAAGGGCGTGAAGGTCTCACCCTCCGGCGACGCCGAAAGCCTGAACGAGCTGTCCGACGGCTTTGCCACCGCGATCACGGCTGGCCTCATGATGGTCTATGCGGTGCTGGTGCTGCTGTTTGGCACCTTCCTGCAGCCGATCACCATCCTGTTCTCGCTGCCGCTCTCGATCGGCGGCGCCATAGCGGCCCTGCTCGTCACCGGCAAGCAGCTGACGACGCCGGTCTGGATCGGCATCCTGATGCTGATGGGCATCGTCACCAAGAACGCGATCATGCTGGTGGAATTCGCGATCGAGGCGATCAACGGCGGCAAGCCGCGCGACGAGGCCATGATCGACGCCGGCATGAAGCGCGCCCGCCCGATCGTGATGACCACGATCGCGATGGCCGCCGGCATGATGCCGAGCGCCCTTGCGGTCGGCGCCGGCGGCGAATTCCGCTCGCCGATGGCGCTCGCGGTGATCGGCGGCCTGATCTTCTCGACCATCCTGTCGCTGGTGTTCGTGCCCGCGATGTTCATGGTGATGGACGATTTGGGCGCGCTGATCTGGCGCTTCGGCAGTCGGCTGATCGTGCACAGCGAGGATGCCGAGACGAAGGGGCATCAGGAAGCCGCGCCCGCGGAAGCACGGCCGGGGCCGAAGAACATCGTGCATCCGGCGGCGGAGTAG
- a CDS encoding efflux RND transporter periplasmic adaptor subunit has protein sequence MNVSEYLKPAGTVLLVVVLGAGYYLFEHRRRPEAKETPGEALVIVTKSTNACFSDLVRVTGFFVPRREAVVVADQEGSRVTDLFVTEGTVVTDNQELARLTAPPQIPGQPQRPGPQGPVSLKAPAPGLVTEVRTIVGAPASPQAGPMFRIAVNNEIELDAQVPAVHMPKLSSGATVRISRDDAPDLIGRVRLVAPEIDRATQLGRVRISVTNNPSLKVGVFARASIDAKRSCGVAVPKTAIDHLTVQVVKGNIVETRRVRVGLTSDSQTEILEGLDVGEIVVADAGSSLHDGDQIKTMFADELDRTRVR, from the coding sequence ATGAACGTCTCCGAATATCTCAAACCCGCCGGAACCGTGTTGTTGGTCGTCGTACTCGGTGCCGGCTATTATCTGTTCGAGCATCGGCGTCGGCCTGAGGCGAAGGAAACGCCGGGTGAGGCGCTGGTCATCGTGACCAAGTCGACCAATGCCTGCTTCTCCGACCTCGTGCGGGTGACCGGCTTCTTCGTGCCGCGCCGCGAAGCCGTGGTCGTGGCCGACCAGGAAGGCTCAAGGGTCACCGACCTCTTCGTCACCGAAGGCACTGTCGTCACTGACAATCAGGAACTGGCGCGCCTGACGGCGCCGCCGCAGATTCCGGGCCAGCCGCAACGGCCCGGCCCGCAAGGCCCGGTCTCGCTGAAGGCGCCGGCGCCGGGCCTCGTCACCGAGGTCCGCACCATCGTCGGCGCGCCCGCTTCCCCGCAGGCTGGCCCGATGTTCCGGATTGCCGTCAACAACGAGATCGAGCTCGACGCTCAAGTCCCCGCCGTGCACATGCCCAAGCTCAGCTCCGGCGCGACGGTGCGCATCAGCCGCGACGACGCGCCCGATCTGATCGGCCGGGTGCGGCTGGTTGCGCCCGAGATCGACCGCGCCACCCAGCTCGGCCGCGTCCGCATCAGTGTCACCAACAATCCTTCGCTGAAGGTCGGCGTGTTCGCCCGCGCCTCCATCGATGCCAAGCGAAGCTGCGGCGTCGCGGTTCCCAAGACGGCGATTGACCACCTCACCGTGCAGGTGGTCAAAGGCAACATTGTCGAGACCCGCAGGGTCCGTGTCGGGCTGACATCCGACAGCCAAACGGAAATCCTGGAGGGTCTCGACGTCGGCGAAATCGTCGTGGCCGACGCCGGCTCTTCGCTGCATGACGGCGACCAGATCAAGACCATGTTCGCCGATGAACTCGATCGCACGCGGGTACGCTGA
- a CDS encoding OmpA family protein, translating to MRFAAKGITAILSVMAIGAALSLPAAPAFAGDDGNSKNVTEDEIVRALAPPPTKPLTRGLSIAPQADPAPNVAETKLIQSVRGRATRSLSSTEREEIASAAKDKPNIDLEITFDYNSANISNKSLASVQALGRALTSPDLKGSTFVVAGHTDAAGGEAYNQDLSERRADSIKRYLIEKYGISAADLVTVGYGKSKLKDPSQPLAEVNRRVQVVNMENKTTASK from the coding sequence ATGAGATTTGCTGCAAAAGGAATTACCGCGATCCTGTCCGTCATGGCGATCGGCGCTGCGCTGTCGCTGCCGGCCGCACCCGCTTTCGCCGGCGATGACGGCAACAGCAAGAACGTCACCGAGGACGAGATCGTTCGCGCGCTGGCGCCGCCGCCGACAAAGCCGCTGACCCGCGGCCTCTCGATCGCCCCGCAGGCCGATCCCGCGCCGAATGTGGCTGAGACCAAGCTGATCCAGTCCGTGCGCGGCCGCGCCACCCGCTCGCTGTCGTCGACCGAGCGCGAGGAGATCGCGTCCGCCGCCAAGGACAAGCCGAACATCGATCTCGAGATCACGTTCGACTACAACTCGGCCAATATCAGCAATAAGTCGCTTGCCTCCGTGCAGGCGCTCGGCCGCGCGCTGACCAGCCCCGACCTGAAGGGATCGACCTTCGTGGTGGCCGGCCACACCGACGCCGCCGGCGGCGAGGCCTACAACCAGGATCTGTCGGAGCGCCGCGCGGACTCCATCAAGCGCTACCTCATCGAGAAGTACGGCATATCGGCGGCCGACCTCGTCACTGTCGGCTACGGCAAGAGCAAGCTGAAGGATCCGAGCCAACCGCTTGCGGAGGTCAACCGCCGCGTGCAGGTCGTCAACATGGAAAACAAGACCACCGCATCGAAGTAA